The window GGGGAAAGCAGCCCGTTGTTTGTGTGAGCTGAAAGGTTTCCCTGGGAGTGTAGAGCGTGCTCCCCTTTGCCACCCGCCCCCGCAGAGGCTCCTCAGTGCTGAGAAAAGTGAGATtgtgctttaaaatattaaatggtTTTCCAATCAGTTCAGAATCTTAGCTTTCACCTGGGTCTTTTGTATGCGTTCACTTATTCCAGCAGGAGATTTGTAATAGAGGAAGCAGGTGTAACGTGGTGATTATAAAGATATTgttgggaggggggaaaaaagagtgattttttttcagtgcttttctccTCTGAGCCTGCCAGAGCTTCCTTTTCAGCTGACTCCATCACCTTTTTAGCAAgatggtgtgtttttgtccaagtcagtcagtcagtcaaTTGTGcataggaaaataaaaggctgCTGGGTAAATTTGAAACCTTGATAACACATTCCTCCATTTGTATATATTGTACAGCTTACCAGTGTATTCATTCCTTTGGCTTTCAACATTTCACAACTTTCCATAGGTCAGCCCGAGCAACAAAAACAGGTCCTGGTAGATTGAAAGATCCCTGTTTTCAGACACTCATATTCACATCACTTTGCCTGTTGatttcctgatttttatttatttttatttttatttatttttcttttatttttaatcagcaACATCAAATGGGTCTTTGGAGGGCCTGGATAACCAGGAGGGAGGGGTGTGCCAGACAAAAACCATGAAGATCCTCATGAAAGTTGGACAAGGTAAAGACCATCTGCTGTTTCATGAAATCACTTTGATCGGTCTCAATGTCCTTTTTAGTTTCCAGGCTTCTTTTAGCAGTGTAGAGCAGAGAGGCAGTCGAGCCTTAGTGTGGTCATTCCTCCCTTATAGTCTGAAAGCACAGcctattttctcttcctcagcTACTGACAGATTTCTACAGAAGGAGGGTTGGTGTAATAAGATCTCTTCATTGGAGAGATCCCTAGAAGGAAAGGTCACCTGGGAGTAGTGTGTTtcagtcatttttatttttattttaaaaacaaaagccacaactctgctgctcagaattatttaaaatacatgaaaagaGGGAAGCTAATATTTCTATAGTTTGCTTGTTATGAATTCTGATTACAGAGAGGTTTTTGTTCATTGTCTCTTTTCACATATAGATAACCTATTGTGCAGGAAGAAAGAATTATTCTTCTAAGTAGAAGTTGGTTTAGTAGTCAATCAACTTCCTCAGTTAAACTGAAATGTCATCTGCTAAGCTTTTCTTGCCAATTACAGGAGACCCTATAGTTTCTGCAGATGGCCTCACAATTTAAACCTGAAATAACTAATATAACCATTttgctttaaaaggaaaattacgTTCTTATATCTCCCAGCCCTTTGCATAAAGGCTCTTCTGTTAAACCATTTGTGTCTCACGAGGTACCTAGAGGCAGCTTGTGAGGCTCCATACCATCAAGTGCCAAAGCTGCATGAGTCCTCTTTCTCTCCCCAGATCCCaactcagcagggcagccccggTACACGGATCCCACCAGGCGCCCCGAGCAGGAAGCTGGCACCAACGGGAAGAGTTCCACCACCAGCCCCTTTGTGAAGGACCACTCAGGTAGGTGTGGTGGGGCTTTGCCCTGGAGCGTCTTCTCCTCCTTTGTCcccaaatgttttattttactattaACTTCCTAGAAAAGCAAATGTATTCAACATGAGATGAGACAAAAGCCAGTTGTGATTGCCCCGGTGGATAGTGTGTGGGAGCTGCAAGttatggcagcagctgctccctcccctcttCCACTCTGCTGTAGAAGTTAATTATGTCTTGTCACAGTATCTCTCATTTACAGGAAAATTTCTGGATAGGGCATTTGCTAAGCAGCTTTACAGTGGTCAGTGCTGCCTTACAGTTAGTACTCAGGCAGATGGAGTACCTTTCTCTTCCCGCATAATACATTATCAAGTGGTTCTTGACAGCCATTTATAAAGTTTATTTCAGGGCATCTATAATTAATGTCCTGATGTTTTAGCTGACCATATGAAGTCTAGACATGTATGGCTGGTCTTCTACTAAATGTAaagttttggggcttttttttttttaaataattatctaaacaaaataaatagataCAAATATCAAAACGAATATCTTCAGGATGCATTTCACTCATAGGGTAAACAAGAGAAAACCTAACTCTTAAGACTCAAGCTGTCCAGAAGAAAATTCAGTAATTAGTAATGTTACAAAGCAAACCTTTGCTGACAGTTGATTCTGGGTTTCTCAAAAAAGGCCACAAGTTTTCCTTGCCAGCCGTGTCTTTAGTTATTGGGCTAATGAATCTTTGATACAGTGAGTGGCTTCAGATGATCCCTGCAGAGGCTTTGGTGGGAAGAGTTAACAATTATGTGAATATAGCATCTGTATCATTTTTCCGTTGTGAGTGAACATCAAGAGAGGGAAATATGTTCAAACTTAGAAGTGAAAAAGTGTCAATGAGCATTCATGTAATTTTTGTGACAAGTAATATGAAGATGTGATAAGCAGCAAATATTCAACAGGCTGTTCAGCACATGAGCTTTGCCTGACTACCAAATGCGtggtattgttttcttttaagtaaATGTAAGTTAATACTAACAGACAAGCCCTAACCATGCTGCCTGTCTCCCATGCTGCCTCAAGCTCCTTAGTTTCATTTCCAAGCAAGAGGAGTCCCTGTAAAGAGGCACTAAGGATGGTTTAACTTAAATCAATATGCAAAAGATAAAATAGCAGAGGGAACAGCTGAACAGTACCAGTTGTTCTGAGAATTGTCATTTCCCTGTGTTATTTTCCCTTCCAGTCCTATCCCACCCCTCTCTTGTGCCTGGGGCTGGCCTGCATCTGTTAAAAGATGCTGTGTGCATCAAAGGCTGCCTTGTCAGTGACAGTTCTCGCCGCTGATGGATGATGATGTATGAAACAGGGTGGTTTGGGAGCAACACAAAAGTGAGACCAACAGGCACAAAGTCTTGCTTTATATCGATTGCTGACTTCGGCTGTTTGCATTTAGCTATCTAACAGGGTAATTGGTTTGTCAAAGTTTAGCTGTCAGTTAATTCTTCCAGTCTTGCTTACTCTACACATTTTTAAGCAACGTAAATGGGTCACAGGATGGCAATAACTTTTGTCTATTGTATTTCCGTTCTTTCCAGGATCTAGCACAGATGGCAGTAAGGCTGGGCATTCCAGTATACTGGGTTCAGAGGTGGCCTTATTTGCAGGGATTGCATCAGGGTGCATCATTttcatcgtcatcatcatcacttTGGTGGTTCTTTTGTTGAAGTACCGGAGAAGACACAGGAAGCATTCCCCGCAACACACGACAACTCTATCACTTAGTACATTAGCCACCCCAAAACGCAGTGGCAACAACAATGGTTCTGAGCCCAGTGACATTATCATTCCTCTAAGGACTGCAGACAGTGTCTTTTGCCCCCACTATGAAAAGGTCAGCGGCGACTATGGACATCCGGTGTACATAGTTCAAGAGATGCCTCCTCAGAGTCCAGCAAACATTTATTACAAGGTCTGAGGAACACACAACCAGCTCTGTGGTACAGTTGAGTCGTAGAGGAAACTCACTGGTCAAATGCTTTCTGTTGGGGTTTGTGATGACGCCTTGTGCGCTAGCATTGACTTAAGCACAGGGGGGAGAAGGCAACAGCTCTTTCTCCAGGAACCGACGCGAGCTGGACAGCTTACCTAGTCTGTAGAATCCCTCTCTCGGTGAATAAGTATTCACTAAAAGCTGGAAGACTTTTCTGTAGAAGATGCCCATTCTGATTGCTGTACTCTTGTTACATTCATCATCCTCAAAGCCATGTGCTGTGGGCATTCAGGCATGTACAAAAGCCAAGGGAAGATGGAGCAATCCGTGGATGTTAATAGCTCTAGGCATCCTGGGAAGGTGCTCTAGGATATATCAAGCTTGAAATGCGATCTTCTGACTTTTGTGTGTCTCTCTCAGTGCGTACTGGATTTGTCACACAGACCTTGGTGTCTAAGTAAGACTTGTTAAAGTTCTCTTGCTTTTAGTCCGTCACTGTTCCATTTGTTTCTGTTATCCGGGGCTCTGCCATCCTTCACATAAGATTTCCTTTCACTCCACCTCCTGAATCACTAATGGAACATTAATGTTTGGAGATCCGCACTCCATCCATCTGCTACAGCAGCCTCACTCGAATGGGTAATGCATTTATAAAAATTGTGTTTGATAGTAAGGAGCCTTCCAGCCAAAAAGTTAGGCTGTCAACAAAGTCAAGAGCAGGACTGGGTGGTGGAGGGAAGGGCTGATTGAGGTTGCAATTGAATATTGCTGCCTCAGAAATAgaagctgggaagaaaaaaaaatgcatttaggTAGCACAGCACTTTGGTATGCTAAGTTTTAAGAGGCAAGTAGGAAACACAATAACATGTGCAGTGGATTAAGGCTGCATTTGAAGGAATTCACAGTTATCAAATACCactgtgcagaaaaaaatagtaCCTTCAATACAGTAGAACAAAGGGGTATTGTTAGTAAGTCAACAAGCCTGGAGAAGACAAGACAATAGCAGGCCACTGAGGATGTATTAGGGCAGGGCTGTTGTGGTACtggcaataaaataaacagctttGAAGCTGTAGCAAAAACATAGTCTGCCTTGGATGACTTTTAAGCAGACTCAGCTGCTATATGATCACATTATACTAAACACAGGGAAAGCATTAAAGAAAACAACTGAGAGCCAAGTGCCTACGATGATTATAAGCCAGTGGGTCAAATGAGCTATAATTCTATCACTGATAAAGttgtggggaaaacaaacaaaaaaaaaaaaaaacaaaccacaaaaccttGCTCATCTCTGAAAGTAAGGCAGAATTTCTTTGTGACTGACCCTTTTGGCACTTTGGCTTATTGtagtgctgtccctgcacagtgAGTGTAGGTACTGACT is drawn from Zonotrichia leucophrys gambelii isolate GWCS_2022_RI chromosome 1, RI_Zleu_2.0, whole genome shotgun sequence and contains these coding sequences:
- the EFNB2 gene encoding ephrin-B2, whose amino-acid sequence is MAARRRDASAWKYCWGAVMVLCRTALARSIVLDPIYWNSSNPKFLPGQGLVLYPQIGDKLDIICPKVDSKTIGQYEYYKVYMVDKDQADSCAIKKDNTPLLNCAKPDQDVKFTIKFQEFSPNLWGLEFQKNKDYYVISTSNGSLEGLDNQEGGVCQTKTMKILMKVGQDPNSAGQPRYTDPTRRPEQEAGTNGKSSTTSPFVKDHSGSSTDGSKAGHSSILGSEVALFAGIASGCIIFIVIIITLVVLLLKYRRRHRKHSPQHTTTLSLSTLATPKRSGNNNGSEPSDIIIPLRTADSVFCPHYEKVSGDYGHPVYIVQEMPPQSPANIYYKV